A region of the Candidatus Thorarchaeota archaeon genome:
TTGCGAGCATGACAGTCGGCGACGAGACAGGCAGGATTCGGATAGCGCTGTGGGATGAGATGGCAAAGGCAATTGAAGAGGAAGAGGTGAAAGTTGGCAGTATTGTGCAGATAAGCGGAGCCTATGTGAAGAAAGGCCTGCGCGACACCCTCGAACTCAATCTGGGTCGCATGGGCAGAATTCGGACGGTCGAGGATGATGAGATTGACTTCGATATTGAGGTCCCTGCCGCGGCCAGTACAAAGCTGGGAGAACTCAAGGAGAACTTGTTTGACATCTCTGTCACGTTTGTCGTAAGGAGAACGTTTCCTGTGTCCACTTTCACTCGGAGCACTGATGGAAGTGAAGGCAAGGTGATGAGCGTCATAGGAGCCGACGAAACCGGTACAGCGAGAGTCATCTTCTGGGACAGTCTTGCAGAGCAGATGGCCGATGTAGAAGAGGGGGAAGTCGTCCGACTCAATGCTGCCCGGACCAAGAGGGGACGGACTGGCGAGATAGAGGTACACAGTGGGCGGACATCAGCAGTTGACAGACGACTGAAAGTCAAAATGCAGGCGGTCGACATTGCTAAGGGAACACAGCCCGCATCACCATCTGGCAAGGCGAGCATAGACACCTTGACCGCTGACATGAGAGACGTGGACATAGAAGGACGCGTGGTCACTGTTGATGAATTAAGGACATTCGAGAAAGGCGAGAAGAAAGGTCGCAGACAGAGCATCATCGTTGGCGATGACACGGGGTCCGTACGTGTAACCTTCTGGAATGAGGATGTAGAGAAACTGGTGAAGGTGAAAGTAGGTGATGCGGTCAGAATCAGACACCTGTATGCCAGGGAAGGGTTGACAGGGGGCGTTGAACTCCATGTTGGCCAAAGAGCGGAGATTGAAGTCAATCCGAAGGGCCTGAAGCTGGACCATATTGACCTGTCCGACTTCCAGAGCGTCCCCACAGCAAAGCCTGTGCAGAAGAGCATCTCCGAGATAACTGAAGAGATGGTGAACAAGAGTGTCGAGATAACCGGAGTGATAATGGCTTTCGGTGAAACAGAGCCCACATATCTCT
Encoded here:
- a CDS encoding DUF2240 family protein; the protein is MLTLEEIIELILKHTKYERKDVLELIDAKREELGRDIVNDDSAAMIVAREHGIDLHQLKPKARTRIEDITESTRSVVLTAKVVGVDRVRTFTRPDGSEGRVASMTVGDETGRIRIALWDEMAKAIEEEEVKVGSIVQISGAYVKKGLRDTLELNLGRMGRIRTVEDDEIDFDIEVPAAASTKLGELKENLFDISVTFVVRRTFPVSTFTRSTDGSEGKVMSVIGADETGTARVIFWDSLAEQMADVEEGEVVRLNAARTKRGRTGEIEVHSGRTSAVDRRLKVKMQAVDIAKGTQPASPSGKASIDTLTADMRDVDIEGRVVTVDELRTFEKGEKKGRRQSIIVGDDTGSVRVTFWNEDVEKLVKVKVGDAVRIRHLYAREGLTGGVELHVGQRAEIEVNPKGLKLDHIDLSDFQSVPTAKPVQKSISEITEEMVNKSVEITGVIMAFGETEPTYLSCSNPECKKKVTEEDDHYVCEIHGVIKNPVPRYLFKMT